The following are encoded together in the Triticum dicoccoides isolate Atlit2015 ecotype Zavitan chromosome 6B, WEW_v2.0, whole genome shotgun sequence genome:
- the LOC119323799 gene encoding nicotinamidase 1-like — protein sequence MGSEANGGAAAIDLLRSAAPFLPDADLLLTPGTGLVLVDLVNGFCTVGAGNLAPVTPNKQIEKMVEESTRLAKVFCQRNWPVFAFLDTHHPDKPEPPFPPHCIIGSGEENFVPALEWLENDPNVTMRRKDCIDGYLASFEKDGSNVFSEWVAKFQIKTVLVVGICTDFCVLDFVSSTLAARNIGRVPPLEDVVIYSEGCATFDLPVEVARSIKGALAHPQDLMHHMGLYMAKSRGAKIVDGILEE from the exons ATGGGGTCCGAAGCCAACGGCGGCGCCGCCGCGATTGACCTGCTCCGCTCGGCGGCACCCTTCCTGCCGGACGCCGACCTCCTCCTGACGCCCGGCACGGGGCTCGTCCTCGTCGACCTCGTTAACGGCTtctgcaccgtcggcgccgggaaccTC GCCCCCGTCACGCCGAATAAGCAGATCGAGAAGATGGTGGAGGAGTCTACCAGGCTTGCCAAGGTGTTCTGCCAGAGGAACTGGCCGGTCTTTGCGTTCCTTGATACCCACCACCCCGATAAACCCGAGCCGCCTTTTCCGCCGCACTGTATCATCGGTTCCGGTGAAGAAAACTTTGTTCCAG CTCTTGAGTGGCTGGAGAATGATCCAAATGTGACAATGAGGCGCAAGGACTGTATTGATGGTTATCTTGCTTCATTTGAGAAGGATGGGTCCAATGTTTTCAGCGAGTGGGTCGCAAAGTTCCAGATCAAAACC GTTTTGGTCGTAGGAATATGCACTGACTTCTGTGTTTTGGACTTTGTGAGTTCTACTCTGGCTGCAAGAAACATTGGCCGAGTGCCCCCGTTGGAAGATGTTGTGATCTATTCCGAGGGATGTGCGACATTTGACCTCCCTGTCGAAGTAGCCAGGAGTATCAAAGGAGCTTTGGCCCATCCACAG GATCTTATGCATCACATGGGACTTTACATGGCCAAATCAAGGGGTGCGAAGATAGTTGACGGAATTCTTGAAGAATAA